Proteins encoded in a region of the Eretmochelys imbricata isolate rEreImb1 chromosome 10, rEreImb1.hap1, whole genome shotgun sequence genome:
- the LOC144270920 gene encoding cytochrome P450 3A9-like: MNLLPSFSIETWALLIALLFLLILYGIWPFGFFKKLGIPGPKPLPFFGTVLEYRKGFLEFDSTCYETYGKIWGFYEGRQPVLAVADPTIIKTVLVKECFTTFTNRRNLGLVGVLESAVSMAQDEKWKRIRTVLSPTFTSGKLKEMFPIMKQYGEVLVRNVQKKAEKDEPVEVKDIFGAYSMDVVTSTSFGVNIDSMNNPKDPFVKEIKKLVKFDLFHPLFILILVCPFLIPLLKKMDVNFFPKDATEFFTKSIARMKEDREKEAKGGRVDFLQLMMESQNSNTSYESNGVTHTYKGLTDTEILAQALIFIVAGYEPTSNSLCYLAYKLATHPDVQQKLQDELDSVLPNKAPLTYNALMQMEYLDMAVNEVLRLFPLGGRLERVCKKDVEINGLTIPKDTVVMIPPSVLHRIPEYWPEPEEFRPERFSKENKEVLDPYTYLPFGAGPRNCIGMRFALLSMKVAIASLLQNFTFRPCKETQIPLKLNSRGFLIPEKPIVLKLVPRAYTSHPEE, translated from the exons ATGAACCTTCTCCCTAGCTTTTCCATTGAGACCTGGGCTCTCCTGATTGCACTGCTGTTCCTCCTGATACT ATATGGGATCTGGCCATTTGGTTTTTTCAAGAAATTGGGTATCCCTGGGCCAAAGCCATTGCCTTTCTTTGGAACTGTCTTGGAGTATCGTAAA GGTTTCTTGGAGTTTGACAGTACATGCTATGAGACATACGGGAAAATCTGGGG GTTTTATGAAGGCAGGCAACCTGTGCTGGCTGTCGCAGATCCTACAATAATTAAAACCGTGCTGGTGAAAGAGTGCTTCACCACCTTTACCAACCGGCGG AATTTAGGTCTAGTGGGAGTGCTGGAGTCGGCTGTCTCCATGGCTCAGGATGAGAAGTGGAAGAGAATTCGTACTGTGCTCTCTCCAACCTTCACCAGCGGGAAGCTAAAGGAG ATGTTTCCCATTATGAAGCAATATGGGGAGGTTTTGGTGAGAAATGTTCAGAAGAAAGCAGAAAAGGATGAGCCTGTGGAAGTTAAGGA CATCTTTGGAGCCTATAGCATGGATGTTGTTACTAGCACTTCCTTCGGTGTGAACATTGACTCCATGAACAATCCCAAAGATCCTTTTGTCAAGGAAATCAAGAAGCTAGTGAAGTTTGACTTGTTTCACCCACTCTTCATTTTGATAC TTGTATGCCCGTTCCTCATTCCCCTTCTTAAGAAGATGGAtgtgaattttttccccaaagatgcCACAGAATTCTTCACAAAGTCAATCGCCAGAATGAAGGAGGACCGTGAAAAAGAGGCCAAAGGG GGCCGAGTGGATTTCCTGCAGCTGATGATGGAATCCCAGAACTCTAACACTAGCTATGAAAGCAATGGGGTTACTCACACATATAAAG GCCTGACTGATACTGAGATTTTGGCACAAGCGCTTATTTTCATTGTTGCTGGATATGAGCCCACCAGCAACTCCCTTTGCTACCTGGCTTACAAGCTGGCCACCCACCCTGATGTGCAGCAGAAGCTGCAGGATGAGCTAGACTCAGTTTTACCAAACAAG GCTCCTCTTACCTACAATGCCCTGATGCAGATGGAGTATCTCGACATGGCAGTGAATGAAGTCCTTAGGCTGTTTCCTCTTGGAGGACGACTTGAAAGGGTCTGCAAGAAAGACGTAGAGATAAATGGACTGACCATTCCAAAAGACACTGTGGTTATGATCCCACCCTCGGTTCTGCATCGTATCCCAGAATACTGGCCAGAACCAGAGGAGTTCAGACCGGAAAG GTTCAGTAAAGAGAACAAAGAGGTCCTGGATCCATACACATACCTGCCCTTTGGAGCTGGTCCCAGGAACTGCATTGGAATGAGGTTTGCTCTCCTCTCCATGAAAGTTGCTATCGCCAGTCTGCTGCAGAATTTCACCTTCAGACCCTGCAAAGAAACCCAG ATCCCGCTCAAGCTGAATTCCCGGGGATTCCTGATACCAGAGAAACCTATTGTTCTGAAGTTAGTCCCCAGAGCTTATACCTCACACCCAGAGGAGTAA